Proteins encoded within one genomic window of Macrotis lagotis isolate mMagLag1 chromosome 3, bilby.v1.9.chrom.fasta, whole genome shotgun sequence:
- the MUS81 gene encoding crossover junction endonuclease MUS81 isoform X3, with the protein MEFGGAAPPRGTSGNGVFPSGPAAGRPRASGLPRRGAGPEAAAARPYWLASRPLCGARSGPRGPSSPAPRTKARSRRGRGRGPGPLPSTRIRGCRRLPGPGRHPNPHPRFRVRKLRPRAACGRSGPRGPSGAGGGRGGGAGSAPARLGDAPHCLIRASAGRGRGREERRAPRLIRKRSLIWRPRRAGLRGPLDPDFRVPSPSPAGAQSAVGACAAAEPGSERPASALPPQGALLAPSARPRGAPAPPLSAFRDAEEAEPQLPRAPEGRAQLLRAAGAARRETRRSEATIRGRGGGRRLHLPGPRPGERGGASGHVGRSRSRGGRGPARRMAPPAPRLGRKRPLPACANPLFERWLREWRDEAAGRGLRTRFVYQKALRSLRRYPLPLSSGREAGILQHFGDALCRRLDGRLERLRAGGPGLDMLPVSELPRAESSRPSEDAALPQGVRRDPGPDWPTAGRHSSYRPPRGSAARALLLILYKEQLDPKCPGSLTKEELLRRWEQDAPRVALSHSSQPWPALRTLLHRSLIQKTQQPARYSLTPKGLELSQKLAEAESLQEPLAGLGLRSSQFPGREAEDGPQGAGARLTPAAEPPLELGPGEYRILLCVDISETTGSSHRPQILRELQRLGVPYDVRKLHVGDFVWVAQETRPREPTQPSELVLDHVVERKRLDDLCNSITDGRFREQKFRLKRCGLSQRVYLVEDHGSAHSLSLPESTLLQAVTNTQVIDGFFVKRTTDLKESAAYLALLTRALQRLYVGQTLRCRPWGEEGDPGAKTPPCSLFTFRDFNEGAMKNKAQSVSEVFARQLMQVRGVSGEKAAALLEKYSTPASLLAAYDACAGPQEQEKLLSSIKCGRLQSFEEPQL; encoded by the exons ATGGAGTTCGGAGGCGCTGCGCCGCCCCGGGGCACGTCGGGAAATGGAGTCTTCCCCTCGGGCCCGGCGGCGGGTCGGCCTCGGGCGTCCGGCCTCCCGCGGCGCGGGGCGGGGCcagaggcggcggcggcgcgtCCCTATTGGCTAGCGTCGCGGCCGCTCTGCGGCGCCCGCTCGGGGCCCCGGGGCCCGTCCTCCCCCGCCCCGCGGACAAAGGCCCGGAGCCGCcgggggaggggcagggggcCGGGGCCCCTCCCGTCCACTCGGATCCGGGGGTGCCGGAGACTTCCGGGGCCGGGCCGGCATCCCAACCCCCACCCCCGTTTCcgtgtgaggaaactgaggcccagagcagCCTGCGGGCGGTCCGGGCCACGCGGCCCgagcggggcggggggggggaggggagggggcgcgggCTCGGCGCCGGCCCGGCTCGGGGATGCCCCACATTGCCTTATTAGGGCATCagccgggcgggggcggggccgggaaGAGCGCCGGGCGCCGCGCCTTATAAGGAAGCGGAGCCTTATTTGGCGGCCGCGGAGGGCCGGCCTCCGCGGCCCGCTGGATCCCGACTTCCgggtcccctccccctccccagcagGTGCCCAGAGCGCGGTGGGTGCGTGCGCCGCAGCAGAGCCCGGCTCCGAGCGGCCTGCCTCCGCCCTCCCGCCACAGGGGGCGCTGCTGGCGCCCTCCGCCCGCCCGCGCGGCGCGCCGGCCCCTCCGCTCTCCGCCTTTCGGGATGCGGAAGAGGCGGAGCCTCAGCTTCCGCGTGCCCCGGAAGGGAGAGCCCAACTACTGAGAGCCGCGGGGGCGGCTCGGCGAGAGACCCGGCGCTCGGAAGCGACCATtcggggccgggggggggggcgaCGCCTGCACCTTCCAGGGCCCAGGCCGGGAGAGCGGGGCGGAGCCTCGGGCCACGTGGGCCGCAGTCGGAGCCGGGGCGGCCGCGGCCCGGCTCGGAGGAtggcgccccccgcgccccgccTGGGCCGGAAGCGGCCGCTGCCCGCCTGCGCCAACCCGCTCTTCGAGCGCTGGCTCCGCGAGTGGCGGGACGAGGCGGCCGGCCGGGGCCTGCGGACGCGCTTCGTCTACCAGaag GCCCTGCGCTCCCTGCGGCGCTACCCCCTGCCCCTGAGCAGCGGCCGCGAGGCCGGGATCCTGCAGCACTTCGGGGACGCGCTGTGCCGGCGGCTGGACGGGCGGCTGGAGCGGCTGCGGGCCGGGGGCCCAG GCCTGGACATGCTGCCAGTCTCTGAGCTCCCACGGGCAGAGTCGAGCAGACCCTCGGAGGATGCAGCCCTTCCACAGGGGGTGAGAAGAGACCCC GGGCCAGACTGGCCCACGGCTGGCCGCCACAGCAGCTACCGGCCACCGAGAGGCTCCGCTGCGCGAGCTCTGCTGCTGATTCTCTACAAGGAGCAGCTG gATCCCAAATGCCCAGGGTCCCTGACCAAGGAGGAGCTACTGAGGAGGTGGGAACAGGATGCCCCCAGG GTGGCCCTCAGCCACAGCAGCCAGCCCTGGCCGGCCCTGCGCACTCTCCTTCACAGAAGCCTCATCCAGAAGACCCAGCAGCCGGCTAG GTATTCACTGACCCCCAAGGGGCTGGAGCTCAGCCAGAAGTTGGCAGAAGCTGAAAGTCTGCAGGAGCCGCTTGCTGGCCTTGGGTTGAGATCCAGCCAGTTCCCTGGAAGAGAGGCAGAAGATGGACCCCAAGGAGCTGGGGCTCGCCT GACCCCAGCTGCAGAACCACCCCTTGAACTGGGGCCAGGGGAGTACAGGATCCTCTTGTGTGTGGACATCAGCGAGACCACAGG GAGCAGCCATCGACCACAGATTCTGAGGGAGCTGCAGCGCCTGGGGGTCCCCTATGATGTCCGGAAGTTGCACGTTGGGGACTTTGTTTGGGTGGCTCAGGAGACGAGACCAAGAGAGCCCA cccagcccagtgaACTTGTCCTGGACCACGTGGTTGAGAGGAAGCGCCTGGATGACCTGTGCAACAGCATCACTGATGGTCGCTTTCGGGAGCAGAAG TTCCGCCTGAAACGCTGTGGCCTCAGCCAGAGGGTGTACCTGGTGGAGGACCACGGCTCTGCCCACAGCCTCAGTCTCCCCGAGAGTACGCTGCTGCAGGCAGTCACTAACACCCAg GTGATTGATGGCTTCTTTGTGAAACGCACAACCGATCTGAAGGAATCTGCTGCCTACCTGGCTCTTCTGACTCGAGCCCTACAGAGACTCTATGTG GGCCAGACTCTGCGGTGTCGACcctggggagaagagggagaccCTGGGGCCAAGACCCCACCCTGTTCCCTCTTCACCTTCAGGGACTTCAATGAAGGGGCCATGAAAAACAAG GCCCAGTCTGTGAGCGAGGTGTTTGCCCGGCAGCTGATGCAGGTGCGGGGGGTGAGTGGGGAGAAGGCTGCCGCCCTGCTGGAAAAGTATAGTACCCCTGCCAG
- the MUS81 gene encoding crossover junction endonuclease MUS81 isoform X2, with protein MEFGGAAPPRGTSGNGVFPSGPAAGRPRASGLPRRGAGPEAAAARPYWLASRPLCGARSGPRGPSSPAPRTKARSRRGRGRGPGPLPSTRIRGCRRLPGPGRHPNPHPRFRVRKLRPRAACGRSGPRGPSGAGGGRGGGAGSAPARLGDAPHCLIRASAGRGRGREERRAPRLIRKRSLIWRPRRAGLRGPLDPDFRVPSPSPAGAQSAVGACAAAEPGSERPASALPPQGALLAPSARPRGAPAPPLSAFRDAEEAEPQLPRAPEGRAQLLRAAGAARRETRRSEATIRGRGGGRRLHLPGPRPGERGGASGHVGRSRSRGGRGPARRMAPPAPRLGRKRPLPACANPLFERWLREWRDEAAGRGLRTRFVYQKALRSLRRYPLPLSSGREAGILQHFGDALCRRLDGRLERLRAGGPGLDMLPVSELPRAESSRPSEDAALPQGGPDWPTAGRHSSYRPPRGSAARALLLILYKEQLDPKCPGSLTKEELLRRWEQDAPRVALSHSSQPWPALRTLLHRSLIQKTQQPARYSLTPKGLELSQKLAEAESLQEPLAGLGLRSSQFPGREAEDGPQGAGARLTPAAEPPLELGPGEYRILLCVDISETTGSSHRPQILRELQRLGVPYDVRKLHVGDFVWVAQETRPREPTQPSELVLDHVVERKRLDDLCNSITDGRFREQKFRLKRCGLSQRVYLVEDHGSAHSLSLPESTLLQAVTNTQVIDGFFVKRTTDLKESAAYLALLTRALQRLYVGQTLRCRPWGEEGDPGAKTPPCSLFTFRDFNEGAMKNKAQSVSEVFARQLMQVRGVSGEKAAALLEKYSTPASLLAAYDACAGPQEQEKLLSSIKCGRLQRNLGPALSRTLCQLYCTPGPLP; from the exons ATGGAGTTCGGAGGCGCTGCGCCGCCCCGGGGCACGTCGGGAAATGGAGTCTTCCCCTCGGGCCCGGCGGCGGGTCGGCCTCGGGCGTCCGGCCTCCCGCGGCGCGGGGCGGGGCcagaggcggcggcggcgcgtCCCTATTGGCTAGCGTCGCGGCCGCTCTGCGGCGCCCGCTCGGGGCCCCGGGGCCCGTCCTCCCCCGCCCCGCGGACAAAGGCCCGGAGCCGCcgggggaggggcagggggcCGGGGCCCCTCCCGTCCACTCGGATCCGGGGGTGCCGGAGACTTCCGGGGCCGGGCCGGCATCCCAACCCCCACCCCCGTTTCcgtgtgaggaaactgaggcccagagcagCCTGCGGGCGGTCCGGGCCACGCGGCCCgagcggggcggggggggggaggggagggggcgcgggCTCGGCGCCGGCCCGGCTCGGGGATGCCCCACATTGCCTTATTAGGGCATCagccgggcgggggcggggccgggaaGAGCGCCGGGCGCCGCGCCTTATAAGGAAGCGGAGCCTTATTTGGCGGCCGCGGAGGGCCGGCCTCCGCGGCCCGCTGGATCCCGACTTCCgggtcccctccccctccccagcagGTGCCCAGAGCGCGGTGGGTGCGTGCGCCGCAGCAGAGCCCGGCTCCGAGCGGCCTGCCTCCGCCCTCCCGCCACAGGGGGCGCTGCTGGCGCCCTCCGCCCGCCCGCGCGGCGCGCCGGCCCCTCCGCTCTCCGCCTTTCGGGATGCGGAAGAGGCGGAGCCTCAGCTTCCGCGTGCCCCGGAAGGGAGAGCCCAACTACTGAGAGCCGCGGGGGCGGCTCGGCGAGAGACCCGGCGCTCGGAAGCGACCATtcggggccgggggggggggcgaCGCCTGCACCTTCCAGGGCCCAGGCCGGGAGAGCGGGGCGGAGCCTCGGGCCACGTGGGCCGCAGTCGGAGCCGGGGCGGCCGCGGCCCGGCTCGGAGGAtggcgccccccgcgccccgccTGGGCCGGAAGCGGCCGCTGCCCGCCTGCGCCAACCCGCTCTTCGAGCGCTGGCTCCGCGAGTGGCGGGACGAGGCGGCCGGCCGGGGCCTGCGGACGCGCTTCGTCTACCAGaag GCCCTGCGCTCCCTGCGGCGCTACCCCCTGCCCCTGAGCAGCGGCCGCGAGGCCGGGATCCTGCAGCACTTCGGGGACGCGCTGTGCCGGCGGCTGGACGGGCGGCTGGAGCGGCTGCGGGCCGGGGGCCCAG GCCTGGACATGCTGCCAGTCTCTGAGCTCCCACGGGCAGAGTCGAGCAGACCCTCGGAGGATGCAGCCCTTCCACAGGGG GGGCCAGACTGGCCCACGGCTGGCCGCCACAGCAGCTACCGGCCACCGAGAGGCTCCGCTGCGCGAGCTCTGCTGCTGATTCTCTACAAGGAGCAGCTG gATCCCAAATGCCCAGGGTCCCTGACCAAGGAGGAGCTACTGAGGAGGTGGGAACAGGATGCCCCCAGG GTGGCCCTCAGCCACAGCAGCCAGCCCTGGCCGGCCCTGCGCACTCTCCTTCACAGAAGCCTCATCCAGAAGACCCAGCAGCCGGCTAG GTATTCACTGACCCCCAAGGGGCTGGAGCTCAGCCAGAAGTTGGCAGAAGCTGAAAGTCTGCAGGAGCCGCTTGCTGGCCTTGGGTTGAGATCCAGCCAGTTCCCTGGAAGAGAGGCAGAAGATGGACCCCAAGGAGCTGGGGCTCGCCT GACCCCAGCTGCAGAACCACCCCTTGAACTGGGGCCAGGGGAGTACAGGATCCTCTTGTGTGTGGACATCAGCGAGACCACAGG GAGCAGCCATCGACCACAGATTCTGAGGGAGCTGCAGCGCCTGGGGGTCCCCTATGATGTCCGGAAGTTGCACGTTGGGGACTTTGTTTGGGTGGCTCAGGAGACGAGACCAAGAGAGCCCA cccagcccagtgaACTTGTCCTGGACCACGTGGTTGAGAGGAAGCGCCTGGATGACCTGTGCAACAGCATCACTGATGGTCGCTTTCGGGAGCAGAAG TTCCGCCTGAAACGCTGTGGCCTCAGCCAGAGGGTGTACCTGGTGGAGGACCACGGCTCTGCCCACAGCCTCAGTCTCCCCGAGAGTACGCTGCTGCAGGCAGTCACTAACACCCAg GTGATTGATGGCTTCTTTGTGAAACGCACAACCGATCTGAAGGAATCTGCTGCCTACCTGGCTCTTCTGACTCGAGCCCTACAGAGACTCTATGTG GGCCAGACTCTGCGGTGTCGACcctggggagaagagggagaccCTGGGGCCAAGACCCCACCCTGTTCCCTCTTCACCTTCAGGGACTTCAATGAAGGGGCCATGAAAAACAAG GCCCAGTCTGTGAGCGAGGTGTTTGCCCGGCAGCTGATGCAGGTGCGGGGGGTGAGTGGGGAGAAGGCTGCCGCCCTGCTGGAAAAGTATAGTACCCCTGCCAG
- the MUS81 gene encoding crossover junction endonuclease MUS81 isoform X1: MEFGGAAPPRGTSGNGVFPSGPAAGRPRASGLPRRGAGPEAAAARPYWLASRPLCGARSGPRGPSSPAPRTKARSRRGRGRGPGPLPSTRIRGCRRLPGPGRHPNPHPRFRVRKLRPRAACGRSGPRGPSGAGGGRGGGAGSAPARLGDAPHCLIRASAGRGRGREERRAPRLIRKRSLIWRPRRAGLRGPLDPDFRVPSPSPAGAQSAVGACAAAEPGSERPASALPPQGALLAPSARPRGAPAPPLSAFRDAEEAEPQLPRAPEGRAQLLRAAGAARRETRRSEATIRGRGGGRRLHLPGPRPGERGGASGHVGRSRSRGGRGPARRMAPPAPRLGRKRPLPACANPLFERWLREWRDEAAGRGLRTRFVYQKALRSLRRYPLPLSSGREAGILQHFGDALCRRLDGRLERLRAGGPGLDMLPVSELPRAESSRPSEDAALPQGVRRDPGPDWPTAGRHSSYRPPRGSAARALLLILYKEQLDPKCPGSLTKEELLRRWEQDAPRVALSHSSQPWPALRTLLHRSLIQKTQQPARYSLTPKGLELSQKLAEAESLQEPLAGLGLRSSQFPGREAEDGPQGAGARLTPAAEPPLELGPGEYRILLCVDISETTGSSHRPQILRELQRLGVPYDVRKLHVGDFVWVAQETRPREPTQPSELVLDHVVERKRLDDLCNSITDGRFREQKFRLKRCGLSQRVYLVEDHGSAHSLSLPESTLLQAVTNTQVIDGFFVKRTTDLKESAAYLALLTRALQRLYVGQTLRCRPWGEEGDPGAKTPPCSLFTFRDFNEGAMKNKAQSVSEVFARQLMQVRGVSGEKAAALLEKYSTPASLLAAYDACAGPQEQEKLLSSIKCGRLQRNLGPALSRTLCQLYCTPGPLP; this comes from the exons ATGGAGTTCGGAGGCGCTGCGCCGCCCCGGGGCACGTCGGGAAATGGAGTCTTCCCCTCGGGCCCGGCGGCGGGTCGGCCTCGGGCGTCCGGCCTCCCGCGGCGCGGGGCGGGGCcagaggcggcggcggcgcgtCCCTATTGGCTAGCGTCGCGGCCGCTCTGCGGCGCCCGCTCGGGGCCCCGGGGCCCGTCCTCCCCCGCCCCGCGGACAAAGGCCCGGAGCCGCcgggggaggggcagggggcCGGGGCCCCTCCCGTCCACTCGGATCCGGGGGTGCCGGAGACTTCCGGGGCCGGGCCGGCATCCCAACCCCCACCCCCGTTTCcgtgtgaggaaactgaggcccagagcagCCTGCGGGCGGTCCGGGCCACGCGGCCCgagcggggcggggggggggaggggagggggcgcgggCTCGGCGCCGGCCCGGCTCGGGGATGCCCCACATTGCCTTATTAGGGCATCagccgggcgggggcggggccgggaaGAGCGCCGGGCGCCGCGCCTTATAAGGAAGCGGAGCCTTATTTGGCGGCCGCGGAGGGCCGGCCTCCGCGGCCCGCTGGATCCCGACTTCCgggtcccctccccctccccagcagGTGCCCAGAGCGCGGTGGGTGCGTGCGCCGCAGCAGAGCCCGGCTCCGAGCGGCCTGCCTCCGCCCTCCCGCCACAGGGGGCGCTGCTGGCGCCCTCCGCCCGCCCGCGCGGCGCGCCGGCCCCTCCGCTCTCCGCCTTTCGGGATGCGGAAGAGGCGGAGCCTCAGCTTCCGCGTGCCCCGGAAGGGAGAGCCCAACTACTGAGAGCCGCGGGGGCGGCTCGGCGAGAGACCCGGCGCTCGGAAGCGACCATtcggggccgggggggggggcgaCGCCTGCACCTTCCAGGGCCCAGGCCGGGAGAGCGGGGCGGAGCCTCGGGCCACGTGGGCCGCAGTCGGAGCCGGGGCGGCCGCGGCCCGGCTCGGAGGAtggcgccccccgcgccccgccTGGGCCGGAAGCGGCCGCTGCCCGCCTGCGCCAACCCGCTCTTCGAGCGCTGGCTCCGCGAGTGGCGGGACGAGGCGGCCGGCCGGGGCCTGCGGACGCGCTTCGTCTACCAGaag GCCCTGCGCTCCCTGCGGCGCTACCCCCTGCCCCTGAGCAGCGGCCGCGAGGCCGGGATCCTGCAGCACTTCGGGGACGCGCTGTGCCGGCGGCTGGACGGGCGGCTGGAGCGGCTGCGGGCCGGGGGCCCAG GCCTGGACATGCTGCCAGTCTCTGAGCTCCCACGGGCAGAGTCGAGCAGACCCTCGGAGGATGCAGCCCTTCCACAGGGGGTGAGAAGAGACCCC GGGCCAGACTGGCCCACGGCTGGCCGCCACAGCAGCTACCGGCCACCGAGAGGCTCCGCTGCGCGAGCTCTGCTGCTGATTCTCTACAAGGAGCAGCTG gATCCCAAATGCCCAGGGTCCCTGACCAAGGAGGAGCTACTGAGGAGGTGGGAACAGGATGCCCCCAGG GTGGCCCTCAGCCACAGCAGCCAGCCCTGGCCGGCCCTGCGCACTCTCCTTCACAGAAGCCTCATCCAGAAGACCCAGCAGCCGGCTAG GTATTCACTGACCCCCAAGGGGCTGGAGCTCAGCCAGAAGTTGGCAGAAGCTGAAAGTCTGCAGGAGCCGCTTGCTGGCCTTGGGTTGAGATCCAGCCAGTTCCCTGGAAGAGAGGCAGAAGATGGACCCCAAGGAGCTGGGGCTCGCCT GACCCCAGCTGCAGAACCACCCCTTGAACTGGGGCCAGGGGAGTACAGGATCCTCTTGTGTGTGGACATCAGCGAGACCACAGG GAGCAGCCATCGACCACAGATTCTGAGGGAGCTGCAGCGCCTGGGGGTCCCCTATGATGTCCGGAAGTTGCACGTTGGGGACTTTGTTTGGGTGGCTCAGGAGACGAGACCAAGAGAGCCCA cccagcccagtgaACTTGTCCTGGACCACGTGGTTGAGAGGAAGCGCCTGGATGACCTGTGCAACAGCATCACTGATGGTCGCTTTCGGGAGCAGAAG TTCCGCCTGAAACGCTGTGGCCTCAGCCAGAGGGTGTACCTGGTGGAGGACCACGGCTCTGCCCACAGCCTCAGTCTCCCCGAGAGTACGCTGCTGCAGGCAGTCACTAACACCCAg GTGATTGATGGCTTCTTTGTGAAACGCACAACCGATCTGAAGGAATCTGCTGCCTACCTGGCTCTTCTGACTCGAGCCCTACAGAGACTCTATGTG GGCCAGACTCTGCGGTGTCGACcctggggagaagagggagaccCTGGGGCCAAGACCCCACCCTGTTCCCTCTTCACCTTCAGGGACTTCAATGAAGGGGCCATGAAAAACAAG GCCCAGTCTGTGAGCGAGGTGTTTGCCCGGCAGCTGATGCAGGTGCGGGGGGTGAGTGGGGAGAAGGCTGCCGCCCTGCTGGAAAAGTATAGTACCCCTGCCAG
- the CFL1 gene encoding cofilin-1 isoform X2: protein MASGVAVSDGVIKVFNDMKVRKSSTPEEVKKRKKAVLFCLSEDKKNIVLEEGKEILVGDVGQTVDDPYTTFVKMLPDKDCRYALYDATYETKESKKEDLVFIFWAPECAPLKSKMIYASSKDAIKKKLTGIKHELQANCYEEVKDRCTLAEKLGGNAVISLEGKPL, encoded by the exons ATG GCCTCTGGGGTGGCTGTCTCGGACGGGGTGATCAAGGTGTTCAACGACATGAAGGTGCGCAAGTCGTCGACCCCCGAGGAGGTGAAGAAGCGCAAGAAGGCGGTGCTGTTCTGCCTGAGCGAGGACAAGAAGAACATCGTGCTGGAGGAGGGCAAGGAGATCCTGGTGGGCGACGTGGGCCAGACCGTGGACGACCCCTACACCACCTTCGTCAAGATGCTGCCGGACAAGGACTGCCGCTACGCCCTGTACGACGCCACCTACGAGACCAAGGAGAGCAAGAAGGAGGACCTGGTCTTCATCTTCTG GGCTCCCGAGTGTGCCCCCCTCAAGAGCAAAATGATCTACGCGAGCTCCAAGGACGCCATCAAGAAGAAACTGACAG GAATCAAACACGAGTTACAAGCCAACTGTTACGAGGAGGTGAAGGATCGCTGTACCCTGGCCGAGAAGCTGGGGGGCAATGCCGTGATCTCCTTGGAGGGGAAGCCCTTGTGA
- the CFL1 gene encoding cofilin-1 isoform X1, whose protein sequence is MEGLARRAGGGPGARSSDVAGCWAERARATLPLPAVKWCWGVSGARQARARGRRACAGRRGLKGSRGEGGGALGRSTRLPDAAAGPEGGSGGPDPTGARAPLPEGARAGPPPPARASGSPRLPALPKRRPGRPEARVQVPGRREDGRRRPADRLPRPQASGVAVSDGVIKVFNDMKVRKSSTPEEVKKRKKAVLFCLSEDKKNIVLEEGKEILVGDVGQTVDDPYTTFVKMLPDKDCRYALYDATYETKESKKEDLVFIFWAPECAPLKSKMIYASSKDAIKKKLTGIKHELQANCYEEVKDRCTLAEKLGGNAVISLEGKPL, encoded by the exons ATGGAGGGGCTCGCGCGCCGGGCGGGCGGCGGGCCGGGCGCGCGCTCGTCTGACGTTGCCGGCTGTTGGGCAGAGCGGGCGCGCGCGACCCTCCCCCTCCCGGCCGTTAAGTGGTGCTGGGGGGTGTCAGGGGCGCGCCAGGCCCGTGCCCGGGGGCGTCGCGCATGCGCGGGCCGCCGAGGCCTGAAGGGAAgcaggggggagggagggggcgcGCTGGGCCGGAGCACGCGGCTCCCCGATGCCGCAGCGGGGCCGGAAGGGGGCAGCGGCGGGCCGGACCCCACCGGGGCTCGGGCGCCCCTTCCTGAGGGGGCCCGAgctggtccccccccccccgcccgggcCTCGGGGAGCCCCCGCCTGCCCGCTCTCCCCAAGCGCCGGCCCGGGAGGCCGGAAGCCCGAGTTCAGGTCCCGGGGCGGCGGGAAGACGGGCGGAGGCGCCCCGCTGACCGGCTCCCGCGCCCGCAGGCCTCTGGGGTGGCTGTCTCGGACGGGGTGATCAAGGTGTTCAACGACATGAAGGTGCGCAAGTCGTCGACCCCCGAGGAGGTGAAGAAGCGCAAGAAGGCGGTGCTGTTCTGCCTGAGCGAGGACAAGAAGAACATCGTGCTGGAGGAGGGCAAGGAGATCCTGGTGGGCGACGTGGGCCAGACCGTGGACGACCCCTACACCACCTTCGTCAAGATGCTGCCGGACAAGGACTGCCGCTACGCCCTGTACGACGCCACCTACGAGACCAAGGAGAGCAAGAAGGAGGACCTGGTCTTCATCTTCTG GGCTCCCGAGTGTGCCCCCCTCAAGAGCAAAATGATCTACGCGAGCTCCAAGGACGCCATCAAGAAGAAACTGACAG GAATCAAACACGAGTTACAAGCCAACTGTTACGAGGAGGTGAAGGATCGCTGTACCCTGGCCGAGAAGCTGGGGGGCAATGCCGTGATCTCCTTGGAGGGGAAGCCCTTGTGA